tgtctctttgtctgtgtctgtcttttaTTATACCTATCTATATCTTTACATTTTGACTCATTttatcttttctttttaatctcGGCATTTAGCAGTCATAAATGCATTAGGGCTCTGGGTGGGTAGACCATCAATCCACACATTTGTTCATaaaatgtgtacatttatattttatatagagTATATCACTTTTCCCCTGTACATAGATGTAAACATAAATGCATGGCTGCTTAGACCACTCACTGGAAGGATTTTGAGGATTTCATGGCACCTTTTGGGGGTCAACTTAATTTCACTCAGATTAATTGTGTCATTAAAAAACAATGCTAAATGTCTTTACATGCCCGTTGCTTACACAAGCCTTGTTATAGAAGATTGGGTCCGTTCCTCATAAATATTAACGCTACGAATTTGATTGACAAATCAGCTAACCAGTAACTAACAACCACAGGTCTCTTATTAATATTCATGAGGAAATGATGGCACCAACAAATAACAGAATCATGATGCTAGCTGATCTAAACAATGAACAATGTTCCATTAAATCTTTCATTGGTCATATttaggatgtttttattttttatccaaCCCAGTCGATCAAGACCAACTACCCCGTCCAAGTGACCGATCCTCAGGGTAAGTCCAGCAGCAAGGTATCCCTTTCCTTGGGGACCAGACAGCAATTCACATttaattaaattgtatttacCATTGTAACATTTATCAGATGATTAACTCCAAAGCAACCGGGTCATCAATGAGCAGGTAGAGGGTTTGACTCCCAGAGGTTGTGCGCTCGAAGACGAATGTCTGCAGTGTCTTTGAGCAAGATGCtgtcacccctacctgctcgttAATGACATGAACAATCTAAAGATAAACTTGGGATAAAGCCTTAGTTTATAGCTATATAATAATTAACCTACCAGCAATAAAGCAAgtgttatatatgtatatacattttctgCATTTTCTGGTTGCCATGTTCTCCTTTTGTGAATGCAACCATCATATCTGCATCTGATAGCTGTGTGTCTATGACACAGAGATATCCTGTAACATGTGTTTTACTGCTGTCATAACAATAGCTTGTATTGGACAATATAGATATTGTGAATCCAACACACTTTAATTgtccacacttacacacacacacacacatcatgctgTCGATATTGAGGGGGTCTCTTGTATCTCCTCTCTAGATCCCGTGACCTTTGCCCTGCCCTCCATGCTCCCCAGGTACCCTCCTGCCGACCGGATACGGCAGGTTGGTCTCACTATGGCGACGGTCGCCTTGCCCCAGAAATAACACAGAGAAATGTATCATATATGTTGGCCTAAAGCATTGATGGAAATGTCATAAGAACTAATATTTTCCActaagtcaatatgcaaagacAAAGCTTTTGTGTAGATTGAAGCCCATGTACGCAGGATTCATGTTAAATAGCGATTCCTTAGCCAAATAAGAAATTTTAACAAAAAGGACAAGGAATTTGTCTGGGTGCACTGCTAAAAAAAGAGCCAAGATACACACATTAGCTCATCAATGTTGAAAATAACTGCTGAATATTGAAAATATGTTGAATGCAAGTACAGTTGCTTTTTTATTAAACTATTACAGGGAATATTGGTTGTAGTAATGAAAGTAAACAAACTGAAGATATTTTTATTTCCTTGGTGTAGCCAGTGGAGGACGGTGACGACTGTATCTGCACCCCGTCACTCTCCCCAGGTGAGGCGGACTTCGTTTCATTAAAATGATACTGCTacaaaaaagtatatattattacgaaaatatatattatctatttatttatctattaatTCACTCTTATTTGTATACTTGAAATGATTTGCACCCAACTATCCTTTGAGGCTGTAATACCTGAATTAATAAAGTGGTGCAGTATCTTATCTAAGCTTAACCTCATTAAACGTAACTTATCTACCCTTATCTCATCATAACCTAGCTTACCTTACAACCCCCACCCCAGACCTCCCCCAGGAGCTGCGGTACCTGAGCGGGATGTGTGAGAAGTGCCGCTACCAGGCGCCAGTGCCCAAGATCAGCGACCTGATGGACGACAAGGACCTGCTGGACTCCCTGCGCCTCAAGCTGGACCCCAACCACTGCACCGTCAAGAACTGGAAGAACTTTGCCAGCCGCTGGGGCATGAGCTACGACGAGCTCACCCTGCTGGAACACCGGACCCAGGGCTCGCTGTCGCACAGCCCCACGCAAGAGTTCCTGCTGCGCTACAACCAGAAGAGTGTGGGTGAGCTGAGCGAACTATGCCGCTTCTACGAACGCATCGACGTGCAGCGGCTGCTGCAGGACTGGCTGGAGAAGGACTGGCCGTCGCGCTGGCAGAAGACACACTGATCCGCCAAgatatgcttgtgtgtgcatgtgcgcgtgtgcgtgcgtgcgtgtgtgtatataactgagtgtgaaaaaataattgtgtgcgtttctgtgagtagaaatgtttgtgtgtgtatatgtgtgtgaataaagttgtgtttgtgtgtgcatgtgtgggtgcatgtgtgtgtgagttgcagtgtgtatttgtttgaagGTTTATTAAGTTTATGTTTATATCAGGCGGGCTTATCGAACGTTATCTCTTGGTTTTGAATATCTCTTGAAATAATGGACGTTGAGGTTTTCTTTATAACTTTGGTTAAGAAGATATAGTTGTGAAACGGTGCAGTTTAAAGTAATCGTCTCAACTATTTTTTGCAATATAGTCATATTTGATTTGGACTTATTTCTTTCTTAATGCCAAGGTCTTTCTTTAGTATCCATGTCTTCTtgatttgaaataaacaaaagatAGTGATGTATGCTCCGTGAACAATATTTACTTTTTGTTGAAAATAGTTGTGGTTATCAATTGTCAAATATGTCTGGTCGTTTTTGTGGCACAGTCCAGCTATAAGATATTTGAattcaattcattcattcaatctTTCTCCTGCCCTCAAAATGAAAGATATAGTGAATTATGACTACAACTTGTATTCATGTTTATAAAGTGTCATTTTTgtcttaaatgttttataacGGATAGAAAATAACAGTACtgaatgcattaaaatgtatttattgaacAAAAATTTAACAGATTTATACAATtccatagtaaaaaaaaaaagtaaaattgtAGCCTGCTTTTCATATTAAGGCATTGTTCCATATAAAATACTGAGGCAATTATAGATATTCTCAGACAATATTCAGATAAAGCTGATTTAAATAGTTTCAGTGTATACAATTTCTGATATTTTGTCCTCCTACAGAGACGAGATAAAAAAACTCGAACTTCTGGTGCTTTCACTAGCAGGTAACTGCAATatagttaaactttttttttttacatgattCTCTCTCTGGAATTTGAATTATACACAGCAATTGTGTTCCATTTGGTTGGACTTTTGTGTGTGAGACCTATAATATCTTAAGCAAACGCAAGACATCTTCATGTATTAGGTTTCAGTTAATTATTTACATAGATATAGTGTTGATGCTGCC
This genomic window from Gadus macrocephalus chromosome 15, ASM3116895v1 contains:
- the edaradd gene encoding ectodysplasin-A receptor-associated adapter protein isoform X1, with translation MTSLRTYKEPFGRTTSEPVEDTDPSSFMAGIDVFIFYPTQSIKTNYPVQVTDPQDPVTFALPSMLPRYPPADRIRQPVEDGDDCICTPSLSPDLPQELRYLSGMCEKCRYQAPVPKISDLMDDKDLLDSLRLKLDPNHCTVKNWKNFASRWGMSYDELTLLEHRTQGSLSHSPTQEFLLRYNQKSVGELSELCRFYERIDVQRLLQDWLEKDWPSRWQKTH
- the edaradd gene encoding ectodysplasin-A receptor-associated adapter protein isoform X2, with the protein product MTSLRTYKEPFGRTTSEPVEDTDPSSFMAGISIKTNYPVQVTDPQDPVTFALPSMLPRYPPADRIRQPVEDGDDCICTPSLSPDLPQELRYLSGMCEKCRYQAPVPKISDLMDDKDLLDSLRLKLDPNHCTVKNWKNFASRWGMSYDELTLLEHRTQGSLSHSPTQEFLLRYNQKSVGELSELCRFYERIDVQRLLQDWLEKDWPSRWQKTH